The proteins below come from a single Dermatophagoides farinae isolate YC_2012a chromosome 7, ASM2471394v1, whole genome shotgun sequence genomic window:
- the LOC124496972 gene encoding adenylate kinase isoenzyme 1 has product MAPTTQTSTTSTKPIIIFVIGGPGSGKGTICERIKTKYGFTHLSTGDLLRDEVASGSSLGKELNTVMQSGKLVSNQQVLTLLKSAIEKNLSKSKGFLIDGYPREINQAIEFEKQISPCTMVFYFHCSDQVMIERLINRGKTSGRVDDNEETIRKRLQVFHENSDPILEYLKTKLAKIDSNKPVDTVFVAVENVLSKLI; this is encoded by the exons ATGGCACCAACAACGCAAACATCAACGACATCTACAAAaccaatcattatttttgttattggtgGTCCTGGTTCAGGAAAAGGTACCATTTGTgaacgaataaaaacaaa ATATGGTTTCACACATTTATCAACCGGTGATCTATTACGTGATGAAGTTGCATCCGGCTCATCATTGGGTAAAGAATTGAATACGGTAATGCAATCCGGTAAATTGGTATCCAATCAACAGGTATTGACTCTGTTGAAATCagctattgaaaaaaatctttccaAATCCAAAGGATTTCTAATCGATGGTTATCCACGTGAAATAAATCAGgccattgaatttgaaaaacaaatttcaccATGCACAATGgtcttttattttcattgttcagATCAAGTGATGATTGAACGATTAATAAATCGTGGTAAAACAAGTGGCcgtgttgatgataatgaagaaacAATTCGAAAACGTTTGCAAGTATTTCATGAAAATTCTGATCCAATCCTGgaatatttgaaaacaaaattggcaaaaattgattcaaataaacCGGTGGATACAGTATTTGTTGCcgttgaaaatgttttgtccaaattaatttaa
- the LOC124497011 gene encoding solute carrier family 35 member G1, protein MNRSQTYSSLSSATSSSEYPFDRPTANRQQQQYDNEINFNDDDDDDDDGQKNPSTTTARKSYEMDTNQLSENKSINHRSSLEHGSVGLISGYDETQRLVDNTHHQHHNSDIESSHQKKKNRNSNETANINSCNFALYKGIFYSSLSSVFFSLSAVIVKYLKDIHPGQLAVSRFFGIFILTIPLIVYHDLNPFGPPELRPILIMRGIAGATSLFLRFIAFHYLSIADASVIIFSVPIFVSIFAWFYLKEPCGLFHTLTIIIAMIGLIMTTKLPIFFSYSGNHIMDDNYYNYYHPSWSSTSSMFMNMAGYHNGNNVNNISSSSSSPKMTMMMINSNSTMTSSSSIVVGNHNDRLNHLYGVLAALSSLIFSSSVFIFIRKAKGAHHAVIMFNFGWVAIIETIILTTLLNGFSMPRTPFEWYLIVVLAVFSFCGQMLLTRSLQLEQAGPVSVVRATTDITLAFLWQLIIFKETPDLWSIFGALVVSSCIVLTAMRKWVLSLPEHSRIRDKLYFLLL, encoded by the exons ATGAATCGTTCACAAACATATTCGTCGCTATCATCAGCCACATCATCTAGTGAATATCCATTCGATCGACCAACAGCAAaccgtcaacaacaacaatatgataacgaaattaatttcaacgatgatgatgatgatgatgatgatggccagaaaaatccatcaacaacaacagcaagaaAATCTTATG AAATGGAtacaaatcaattatcagagaataaatcaatcaatcatcgatcatcattagaaCATGGTTCAGTAGGATTGATAAGCGGTTATGATGAAACTCAACGTCTTGTTGATAacacacatcatcaacatcacaatTCAGACATAGAATCTAGTCatcagaagaagaaaaatcgaaattccAATGAAACAGCCAATATTAATAGCTGTAATTTTGCCCTATATAAAggcattttttattcatcattatcatcagttttcttttcattatcaGCTGTTATTGTTAAATATCTTAAG GATATTCATCCCGGTCAATTGGCTGTATCACGTTTTTTCGGCATATTCATTCTGACCATACCATTGATTGTTTATCATGATTTGAATCCATTTGGTCCACCAGAATTACGTCCAATATTAATAATGCGTGGTATTGCCGGGGCTACATCATTGTTTCTACGTTTCATTGCATTTCATTATCTATCAATTGCTGATGCATCGGTTATTATTTTCTCTGTACCAATATTTGTCTCTATATTTGCTTGGTTCTATCTAAAG GAACCATGTGGCTTATTTCATACATTGACCATAATAATAGCAATGATTGGCCTAATTATGACGACAAAACTACCAATATTTTTCTCCTATAGTGGTAATCATATtatggatgataattattacaattattatcatccatcatggtcatcaacatcatcaatgtttatgAATATGGCTGGCTATcataatggtaataatgtgaataacatatcatcatcatcatcatcaccaaaaatgacgatgatgatgattaattcaaattccacaatgacatcatcatcatcaattgttgttggaaatCATAATGATCGTCTAAATCATCTATATGGTGTATTGGCCGCGCTTAGTtcattaatattttcatcatctgtattcatttttatacgTAAAGCAAAAGGTGCACATCATGCTGTGATTATGTTTAATTTTGGCTGGGTTGCCATCATTGAAACCATCATATTGACAACATTATTGAATGGTTTTTCAATGCCACGTACACCATTCGAATGGTATCTAATAGTAGTGTTGGCTGTGTTTTCATTCTGTGGTCAAATGTTATTGACACGTTCATTACAATTAGAACAAGCTGGCCCAGTATCCGTTGTACGTGCTACAACCGATATTACATTAGCATTTCTTTGgcaattgattatatttaaAGAAACACCAGATTTATGGTCAATTTTTGGTGCCTTAGTCGTATCCAGCTGTATTGTATTGACAGCAATGCGTAAATGGGTTCTATCATTACCAGAACATTCACGTATTCGGGATAAACTTTATTTCCTgttattatga
- the LOC124496971 gene encoding uncharacterized protein LOC124496971, translated as MERPQLKADYIEKIEIQPEDIIPKSSWFKCVKYTLISLLLSMIIIAIIAIIVAESFLERSYLAVGIISLLGIILFLIGLIAIIKEHVPCILIFAVSMIFYLLLLMYSRIFDTAGWIILRTSILACLILLTIIYCILIRDWRQLQVSRLRQRAIKEVTQQYGLSPLPPPSSSSQHYYRTSIHQHHNHQLPNHLMPANYQNNPNHHQYEQIENIYSQISSAPSPSSMTAKVSNHRTPGVILTTHYN; from the exons atggaacGACCACAATTAAAAGCCGATTATATTGAAAAGATTGAAATACAACCTGAAGATATTATACCAAAAAGTTCATGGTTCAAATGTGTAAAATATACATTgatatcattgttattatcaatgataatcattgcaATTATTGCCATAATTGTTGCTGAATCATTTTTGGAACGATCATATCTTGCTGTTGGAATTATTTCGTTG tTGGGCATCATATTATTCTTAATCGGATTGATTGCAATCATCAAAGAACATGTACCATGTATATTAATATTTGCTGTATCAATGATTTTCTATCTATTGCTATTGATGTATTCACGAATATTCGATACAGCCGGATGGATTATATTGCGTACATCGATATTGGCCTGTCTTATTTTATTGACAATAATCTATTGTATACTAATACGTGATTGGCGCCAATTACAAGTATCACGTTTACGTCAACGTGCAATTAAAGAAGTTACACAACAATATGGATTatcaccactaccaccaccatcatcatcatcacaacattattatcgaacatcaattcatcaacatcataatcaccAATTACCAAATCATTTAATGCCAGCcaattatcaaaataatcctaatcatcatcaatatgaacagattgaaaatatttattcacaGATTAGTAGtgcaccatcaccatcatctatGACAGCAAAAGTATCAAATCATCGTACACCTGGTGTCATTTTGACTACCCattataattga
- the LOC124497014 gene encoding prolactin-releasing peptide receptor, protein MKIMDPTYLASLNNTYELELLNNEWQMILIVWYSSTAILSLISNVLAIFILIKCDRFMSEIWKYLVNLSIADILMAMFSIPFTYTSFMLGQWIFPSWLCPFIQSVQLCSVYVSVYTLAVIGFDRYFAIIHPFNHPIIYLKTHRLNVIITIWITGILFSIIQLMQTRAVPFRYGDEILFDCKELWNQQQGRYYTIFLFILTFGLPISILIFVYASIGIHLWYRKMPGNPEIIRDSVQWQQKIRVIKMLIMIVIIFVVCWLPIHIHSFIVWFHPIRFQTYIGYMSYVISFFICHWLAMAHSFLNPFIYGFMSENFKTNFHRLFCMNIKKNKKKKKKKHLLSTNTIECQVGAGNGNGGGGGSNAVRMLGVVITDDDNNGALCVDDDNIHIAELDNLSTTNMTTTNMMITESIISSSYDT, encoded by the exons atgaaaattatggATCCAACATATTTAGCAAGTCTAAATAATACTTATGAATTGGAATTATTGAACAATGAATGgcaaatgattttgattgtttggtATAGTTCAACagcaattttatcattaatttcaaatgttttagCCATATTTATATTGATAAAATGTGATCGTTTCATGTCAGAGATATGGAAATATCTTGTTAATCTTTCTATTGCCGATATATTGATGGCCATGTTTTCAATACCATTCACATATACATCATTCATGCTTGGACAATGGATTTTTCCATCATGGCTATGTCCATTTATTCAATCCGTACAGCTTTGTTCTGTTTATGTTTCCGTATATACATTGGCCGTAATTGGTTTTGATCGTTATTTTGCCATCATACATCCATTTAATCATccaattatttatttgaaaacacATCGTTTAAATGTTATTATAACCATTTGGATAACGGGAATTCTGTTTTCCATCATACAGTTAATGCAAACACGTGCCGTACCATTTCgttatggtgatgaaatattatttgattgtaaaGAATTAtggaatcaacaacaaggaCGTTATTatacaatatttttatttattcttacATTCGGTTTGCcaatatcgatattgataTTTGTTTATGCATCAATTGGTATACATTTATGGTATAGAAAAATGCCTGGCAATCCGGAAATAATACGTGATTCTGTAcaatggcaacaaaaaatacgtgtaatcaaaatgttaattatgattgtcattattttcgTCGTTTGTTGGCTACCTATTCATATACATAGTTTTATTGTTTGGTTTCATCCAATTAGATTTCAAACATACATTGGTTATATGTCATATGttatatcattttttatttgccatTGGCTAGCAATGGCACATAGTTTTCTTAATCCATTTATTTATGGTTTTATGAGTGAAAATTTCAAG aCAAACTttcatcgattattttgtatgaatataaagaagaataagaaaaagaagaaaaagaaacatttattatcaacaaacacGATAGAATGCCAAGTTGGCGCAGGTAacggtaatggtggtggtggtggtagtaatGCTGTTCGTATGTTGGGCGTTGTtattactgatgatgataataatggtgcattatgtgtggatgatgataatattcataTTGCTGAATTAGATAATCTAAGTACAACAAATATGACGACaacaaatatgatgattacagAATCGATTATTTCATCTTCATATGACACATGA
- the LOC124497015 gene encoding uncharacterized protein LOC124497015 isoform X2, giving the protein MSTNKKFFSSFRMFNANFCLLQLIIIIVIMVQNVHQQQQHQERTPSPNIQQQMATTIKTLSCKASMIPRMLTIKPSSSSLSSGLDIVTTQDTITVRCMANLTDLNDNFIHPVFDLSFGDTTNTGVYIVRGQPDCFDNYTRCKSEFHVSTLALIKLLLPSSSTTANHRPQYSTSSPYTIKVTCDVADTSGYSRLPIRCNDSGFFHFPKVFNYGDMCYAKTGSTEDVCGTNMKCLKVDKNSPSSSMSCQCKHGYSNVTIWIMAMNLAKTICIKPIGLQQQQQCLINEQCMAMDSNSICQYDNKYGYPICKCRHGYHPKQNNSICQSIERTTVQPCTTDIESTLSNQPKNTVSPSPIIDKQMKSNEESSPLSNKISHLGLVIFLIVLLWAIIIAAVLVRYAKQKQHLDIHYHHQKHRQQQIQHDNDGNDEKLKKNSNMIKNHHPVILKSHDHLYHSNSDNDDNNDQIEMRIDDNHGVHELTTTIQSTTKQQQIIRNEPPNFDIFAKQSVV; this is encoded by the exons atgtcgaccaataaaaaattcttttcatcatttcgaaTGTTTAATGCAAATTTCTGCTTACTacaattgattataatcattgtaataatggttcaaaatgttcatcaacaacaacaacaccaggAACGGACACCAAGTCCaaatatacaacaacaaatggcaacaacaataaaaacattatcatgtAAAGCATCAATGATACCACGTATGTTAACCataaaaccatcatcatcatcattatcatctggTTTAGATATTGTTACCACTCAAGATACAATAACTGTTCGTTGTATGGCTAATTTAACTGAtctgaatgataatttcattcatccggtatttgatttatcatttgGTGATACAACCAATACTGGTGTTTATATTGTACGTGGACAACCTGATTGTTTTGATAATTATACTAGATGTAAAAGTGAATTTCATGTATCAACATTGGcattgattaaattattattaccatcatcatctacaacAGCAAATCATCGTCCTCAATATTCGACATCATCACCTTATACAATAAAAGTTACATGTGATGTTGCCGATACATCTGGTTATTCACGGCTACCTATACGTTGTAATGATTcgggtttttttcattttccaaaag TGTTTAATTATGGTGATATGTGCTACGCCAAAACTGGTTCGACTGAAGATGTATGTGGAACAAATATGAAATGTTTGAAAGTTGACaaaaattcaccatcatcatcaatgtcgtGTCAATGTAAACATGGATATTCAAATGTAACCATTTGGATAATGGCAATGAATTTAGCCAAAACAATTTGTATAAAACCGATTggattacaacaacaacaacaatgtttaATCAATGAACAATGTATGGCAATGGATTCAAATTCTATTTGTcaatatgataataaatatggCTATCCAATATGTAAATGTCGACATGGTTATcatccaaaacaaaataattcaatctgtcaatcaattgaacGAACAACAGTACAACCATGTACTACTGATATTGAATCAACATTATCGAATCAGCCTAAAAACACtgtatcaccatcaccaattatcgataaacaaatgaaatcgaaCGAAGAATCAAGTCCATTGTCGAATAAAATAAGCCATTTAGGTTTGGTCATATTTTTAATCGTACTATTATGGGCAATCATTATTGCAGCTGTTTTAGTCAG ATATgcaaaacagaaacaacatTTAgatattcattatcatcatcaaaaacatcgccaacaacaaatacaacatgataatgatggtaatgatgaaaaattgaaaaaaaattccaatatgattaaaaatcatcatccagtAATTCTTAAATCACATGATCATCTCTATCATTCAAatagtgataatgatgataataatgatcagaTTGAAATGAGAATCGATGATAACCACGGTGTTCATgaattgacaacaacaatacaatcaacaacaaaacaacaacaaataattcgTAATGAACCACcaaattttgatatttttgccAAACAATCAGTtgtttaa
- the LOC124497013 gene encoding solute carrier family 35 member G1, translated as MSIQNNLSQHYNNHGGGGNENGGKNHHHHHNNQQQQQQQQQPLSIITTSNDLDKSSSMKNGHQTTTTTTTAASTTTTTTNHQPNGDFRMLPIIEQSSQISNGNGNGKQPRNSIHSMTNSQKSNLLNRTKKFLKGICLTILSGLFFSITTLVVKYVKDVSPGTTAGFRYFGIIILSFPLALESPQPLFGMSGTYLWIALRGLAGGTSVFCRYSALHYMSMADSTIIILSMPVFVFVFARIFLKEHFGPYHVLALVMSIVGIIFASKLEIIFGKPMGEENDFVINNNTMIMTTTTTTTTTMATTEFFNDNGNQTMNETNYYIDDNPITKSMDLSDQLIGTLYSLGATFVGCFVYVIIRKLKHVDKYVILFNFSIISMIEMVMIDYFFYDIQLPTTGYTPYLIFLIGILSFYAQLLLTRAIQIEEAGVVSVVRTSSEAFFAFILQIIFFQQIPDLFTMIGAILVLSAVFLLSFRKYIIGLPDNHPMRIRFAFLSK; from the exons atgtcTATACAGAATAATTTATCAcaacattataataatcatggtggtggtggtaatgaaaatggtggtaaaaatcatcatcatcatcataataatcaacaacaacaacagcaacaacaacaaccattatcgataataacaacatcgaatgatttggataaatcatcatcaatgaaaaatggtcatcaaactactactactactactacggCTGcttctacaacaacaacaacaacgaatcaTCAACCAAATGGTGATTTTCGTATGTTACCAATTATTGAACAATCATCACAGATTAgtaatggtaatggtaatggtaaaCAACCACGAAATTCAATACATTCAATGACAAATAGTCAAAAAAGTAATCTTTTAAATcgtacaaaaaaattcttaaaagGAATTTGTTTGACAATTCTTTCgggattatttttttcaatcacaacATTGGTTGTAAAATATGTTAAAGATGTTTCACCTGGTACAACGGCTGGTTTCCGTTATTTTG GAATCATTATACTATCATTTCCATTGGCATTGGAATCACCGCAACCATTATTCGGTATGTCTGGTACATATCTATGGATTGCATTACGTGGCCTGGCTGGTGGTACCAGTGTTTTTTGCCGTTATTCAGCATTACATTATATGTCGATGGCTGATtctacaatcatcattttatcgaTGCctgtttttgtatttgtttttgccAGAATTTTTCTTAAAGAACATTTTGGTCCATATCATGTACTAGCATTAGTCATGTCTATTGTTGGTATAATTTTTGCATCAAAATTAGAAATTATATTTGGCAAACCAATGGgtgaagaaaatgattttgtgatcaataataatacaatgataatgacaacaacaacaacgacgacaacgacaatggccacaacagaatttttcaatgataatggtaatcaaacaatgaatgaaaccaattattatattgatgataacccaataacaaaatcaatggatTTAAGTGATCAATTAATTGGTACATTATATAGTCTTGGTGCAACATTTGTCGGTTGTTTTGTCTATGTGATTATTCGTAAG CTCAAACATGTTGATAAATATgtgattttattcaatttttccatcatatcaatgattgaaatggtcatgattgattattttttctatgatATTCAATTACCAACAACTGGTTATACACCATATCTAATATTTCTGATTggtatattatcattttatgcacaattattattaacacgTGCCATACAGATTGAAGAAGCTGGCGTTGTTTCCGTCGTACGTACAAGTAGCGAG gcattttttgcattcataTTGCAAATAATATTCTTTCAACAAATACCGGATCTATTCACCATGATTGGTGCCATATTAGTATTAAGTGCCGTTTTTCTATTATCATTTCGTAAATACATAATTGGATTGCCTGATAATCATCCGATGCGTATACGTTTTGCATTTCTTtccaaatga
- the LOC124497015 gene encoding uncharacterized protein LOC124497015 isoform X1, protein MSTNKKFFSSFRMFNANFCLLQLIIIIVIMVQNVHQQQQHQERTPSPNIQQQMATTIKTLSCKASMIPRMLTIKPSSSSLSSGLDIVTTQDTITVRCMANLTDLNDNFIHPVFDLSFGDTTNTGVYIVRGQPDCFDNYTRCKSEFHVSTLALIKLLLPSSSTTANHRPQYSTSSPYTIKVTCDVADTSGYSRLPIRCNDSVFNYGDMCYAKTGSTEDVCGTNMKCLKVDKNSPSSSMSCQCKHGYSNVTIWIMAMNLAKTICIKPIGLQQQQQCLINEQCMAMDSNSICQYDNKYGYPICKCRHGYHPKQNNSICQSIERTTVQPCTTDIESTLSNQPKNTVSPSPIIDKQMKSNEESSPLSNKISHLGLVIFLIVLLWAIIIAAVLVRYAKQKQHLDIHYHHQKHRQQQIQHDNDGNDEKLKKNSNMIKNHHPVILKSHDHLYHSNSDNDDNNDQIEMRIDDNHGVHELTTTIQSTTKQQQIIRNEPPNFDIFAKQSVV, encoded by the exons atgtcgaccaataaaaaattcttttcatcatttcgaaTGTTTAATGCAAATTTCTGCTTACTacaattgattataatcattgtaataatggttcaaaatgttcatcaacaacaacaacaccaggAACGGACACCAAGTCCaaatatacaacaacaaatggcaacaacaataaaaacattatcatgtAAAGCATCAATGATACCACGTATGTTAACCataaaaccatcatcatcatcattatcatctggTTTAGATATTGTTACCACTCAAGATACAATAACTGTTCGTTGTATGGCTAATTTAACTGAtctgaatgataatttcattcatccggtatttgatttatcatttgGTGATACAACCAATACTGGTGTTTATATTGTACGTGGACAACCTGATTGTTTTGATAATTATACTAGATGTAAAAGTGAATTTCATGTATCAACATTGGcattgattaaattattattaccatcatcatctacaacAGCAAATCATCGTCCTCAATATTCGACATCATCACCTTATACAATAAAAGTTACATGTGATGTTGCCGATACATCTGGTTATTCACGGCTACCTATACGTTGTAATGATTcgg TGTTTAATTATGGTGATATGTGCTACGCCAAAACTGGTTCGACTGAAGATGTATGTGGAACAAATATGAAATGTTTGAAAGTTGACaaaaattcaccatcatcatcaatgtcgtGTCAATGTAAACATGGATATTCAAATGTAACCATTTGGATAATGGCAATGAATTTAGCCAAAACAATTTGTATAAAACCGATTggattacaacaacaacaacaatgtttaATCAATGAACAATGTATGGCAATGGATTCAAATTCTATTTGTcaatatgataataaatatggCTATCCAATATGTAAATGTCGACATGGTTATcatccaaaacaaaataattcaatctgtcaatcaattgaacGAACAACAGTACAACCATGTACTACTGATATTGAATCAACATTATCGAATCAGCCTAAAAACACtgtatcaccatcaccaattatcgataaacaaatgaaatcgaaCGAAGAATCAAGTCCATTGTCGAATAAAATAAGCCATTTAGGTTTGGTCATATTTTTAATCGTACTATTATGGGCAATCATTATTGCAGCTGTTTTAGTCAG ATATgcaaaacagaaacaacatTTAgatattcattatcatcatcaaaaacatcgccaacaacaaatacaacatgataatgatggtaatgatgaaaaattgaaaaaaaattccaatatgattaaaaatcatcatccagtAATTCTTAAATCACATGATCATCTCTATCATTCAAatagtgataatgatgataataatgatcagaTTGAAATGAGAATCGATGATAACCACGGTGTTCATgaattgacaacaacaatacaatcaacaacaaaacaacaacaaataattcgTAATGAACCACcaaattttgatatttttgccAAACAATCAGTtgtttaa
- the LOC124496970 gene encoding trypsin-1, which produces MIDSNQIKSINENLKKNKTIQNKKMFSIRHMLAFFLMMIYTQTMYYMIIAQQIDNNNLVSSTTTTTTTESILSTNKSISIRCGTYQKITGSIHNQQVQQQQPSSSPRQPRIIGGQDALIEEFPWHGSLQKLRLLFPLPIPDWRHICGASIINENYLITAAHCVDGLINSWWPGQLRVVLGTDRWRYTLFQQNIQMIPVAKIIIHPEWNSRRAQNDIALIRTTKPIVFNQRVQPICLPESKNYELHGGQTVTVAGYGYTTDNLVFNFLPDRLKAVRVPIVRMDNCRQTYNVSRIPITDRMICAGVTTYGRCSGAMRGDSGSALITYTNDNNDHDDDDRRAIHTGIVSFSLPCRMFGAPDVYTRTSSYIDWINNVINNNNNGKKMI; this is translated from the exons ATGAtagattcaaatcaaatcaaatcaatcaatgaaaatttgaaaaaaaacaaaacaatacaaaacaaaaaaatgttttccatTCGACATATGttggctttttttctgatgatgatctatacACAAACAATGTACTACATGATTATTGCTcaacaaattgataataataatcttgtttcatcaacgacgacaacgacaacaaccgaatcaattttatctacaaataaatcaatatcaattcGATGTGGTACATATCAAAAAATTACCGGATCaattcataatcaacaagtacaacaacaacaaccatcatcatcaccaagaCAGCCACGTATAATTGGTGGTCAAGATGCattgattgaagaatttcCATGGCATGGTTCGTTGCAAAAACTTCGTCTTTTATTTCCATTACCAATACCAGATTGGCGTCATATTTGTGGTGCATcgattatcaatgaaaattatctaATAACCGCTGCACATTGTGTTGATGGATTAATCAATTCATGGTGGCCAGGACAATTACGTGTTGTACTCGGTACAGATAGATGGCGTTACACattgtttcaacaaaatattcaaatgatacCTGTTGCTAAAATCATTATACATCCAGAATGGAATTCACGTCGTGCACAGAATGATATTGCATTGATACGAACAACAAAAccaattgttttcaatcaacGTGTACAGCCAATTTGTTTGCCTGAATCAAAGAATTATGAATTACATGGTGGACAAACCGTTACGGTTGCCGGTTATGGTTATACAACGGACAATCtggtttttaattttctacCCGATCGTTTGAAAGCTGTTCGCGTACCGATTGTACGTATGGATAATTGTCGTCAAACATATAATGTTTCACGAATACCAATAACGGATCGTATGATTTGTGCCGGTGTCACTACATATGGTAGATGTTcg ggTGCAATGAGAGGTGATTCTGGATCAGCATTAATTACCTAtactaatgataataatgatcatgatgatgatgatcgacgTGCAATACATACTggtattgtttcattttcacttcCATGCCGTATGTTTGGTGCACCGGATGTTTATACacgaacatcatcatatattgattGGATCAATAAtgttatcaataataataataatggtaaaaaaatgatttag